The sequence AGAGAAATCGGTGACGTCATGAGCCACAGAGGCTGCGCGCGGCCGAGCACCGCAGCGACCGACAGGACGCCGAAATAGCGACCGTCGAGACTGGTCGGGACTGCCGGGTTCATGACGAAGATCTGGCCGGGCAGGACGTGCCGGCAGCCCTGCCAGACCGGCAGCGGACGGCCGCGATGATCGCGAGCCAACGCATCGCCGAGCGGCTTGCCGTCTACCGACACGATGGCGCCGACCCGGCAGACCCGTTGTCCCGGCAGTGCCGCGACCGGCTTGAGCAGCGGCACACCGAGCGGCAGATAGCCACCGCGCGCCAGCATCGCGGCCATGTCGGCTGGCGGCCGGATCGCGATCAGGTCGCCGACATGCAATCCGCGCACCGATTGCAGGCGATACAGCCCGACCGGAGTGCTGGCGGTGGCGTTCCAGATCAGCCGGGGCGCCGGATGGATCACCACTGACGTGCCAGCACCTAGGATTGCGAAATAGGTGGTGAAAAACCAGCCAAGGCGCGTCATGACACCGCCCTCCGACGCAGCCAGGCATCATGACGGTCGCGGGTGTAGGGGCGCGCCGCCTGCCCGGAGAGCATCCGATTATGCAGATGCCGCCAATGGTCGGGCGCGACGTCGACGGGGTCGATGCCTATGGCTTCGATGCGATCGACAGCTTCCAGCACCAGCCGGACCTTCGGCCAGCCGCTCTGGCGCAGCAGACTCTCACCACCGGGCCGCACGAACGGCACCGTCTGATAGGGCTCGCCCGGAGCGGTGACGCGCACGATGTCGATGCAGGACACCACCGTGCCGTAATCGTTCGCTGCCCAGCGCAGGAAGGCGAACACGGTGTCCGGCGGAAAGCTCAGTATCCGTCGACGACGATCGAGAATCTGCTCATGGGCGACAGAGCCGAAGCGGATCCAGTGCTCGATGCGCTTCTCGATCCAGGTCAGTTCGACATGAGCGAGGGCGTCGGCCGCATGATCGGCAGCCACCCTCGGTGTGACGTTCATGGTATGTCTCCTGGGTTCTCCGGAAACTCATGGGCCAGCAGGGCGCGCAGCATGTCGGCGACCGTGATGCCGCGCTGAAACGCCGCGACCTTGAGCCGCGCGCGCAGCGCCGGCGTGACGTCGATGGTCAGCCGGGCGGTAAAGCGGTTGGTGGTCGCAGGCTTGTCCGGCGCCTTGACCCAGCGTTCCGGGTCGGCGGGGCGCGACGCGAAGCCGGGCAGCGTGCGACGCGCTGTCATGGCGAAATTCCTTCGCCGATCAGGAACTGGCCGCGCGGTTTCAGGGCGGCGAGAGCCTTGCCGGGCCAATCCGCCACGCGCCGATCCCAGGCGAGCGACGTATCGCCATAGGGCGGGTCGACCAGGATCATGTCGTAGGGGCCGTGCCAGGGCATCAGGAGCGCGCTGTCGCCGGTCAGGAGGGTCATGATACCAGCCCCCCGATCTCGGCCGTCAGGGCGGCGATTTCACGGGCGGCAATCCCCTGCGGGTGCAGGTCACAGACCAGGCGGCCGGTGCGCGCCATGTCGGCGAACGCGACCCGCTGGCCGATCCGCGCTGCCAGCGCCGCCGGCTCATGCCCCACCAGCGCCAGCCGGGTTTCGCGGGCGATCACCGTGCGCGCGGCGCAGCGGTTGAGCACGAAGCGGGCCAGCAGGCCGGGACGGAAGAGGCGCGCCTCTTCCTGCAGCCGCAGCATTTCGGCTGAGGCCCAGCCGTCGAATGGGGAGGGTTGCGCCGGGATCAGCACGAGGTCGGCCGCCAGCAGGGCGGAGCGCAGCAGCGCCGCCACCCGAGGCGGGCCGTCGATGACGACGTGATCCACCCCCTGAGCCAATTCCGGCGCCTCGTGGTGCAGTGTGTCGCGCGCCAGTCCGATGACGCCGAACAGGCGAGGCAGTCCCTCTCGCGCCCGCTGCGCCGACCAGTCCAGCGCCGAGCCCTGCGGGTCGGCGTCGATGACCGTCACGCGCCGCCCTTCCCGAGCCCATTGGCCCGCAAGATGCAGCGCCAGCGTCGTCTTGCCGACGCCGCCCTTCTGGTTGAGGAAGGCCACGATCACCGCCCCTCTCCGGGGGTTTTCCACGGATCGGCGGGGGTGCCAACATCCTTAAAGTTAGACTCTTTTAAGTTAGATTCTAAGTTAAGGGTGCCATAACCATTTGATTCAACGCCTTGATTCGGCGTTTTCCGCAAACGATAGCACGGATGCGGTGGCAGTGATGGCACGGATAAATCCACAACTGATAGCACGGATGGATTCACAGCTTGTCCACAGGCGCCTGTGGATAGTTTGGCAGGCGCGAAGGCCAGCGTGTCATTGCCATTGCGGTCGGGGCGCACCGACAGCCGATAACCGGGAAAAGGCTGCCGCTTCGCCATCTCGCGCAGTTCGAAGGCAAAGCGGCGATAGGGGGAAAGACTGGCGGATTTTTCGTAGAGATGGCGCAGGCCGAAGGCCCAGCCCGCACGCTGGCGACCGCCATGCTTGCGCACAATGCGATAGAGCCAGCGCTCCAGGCCGCCTGTGAGGCCAAAATAGGCCGGGTCGATGGTCAGCACGAGCGCGTCATCGAGAACCGCCTGGTAGAACCAGTCGGGCAGGATTAGCTCGATCACGCGGGTGCGCCCTTCCCGCGCGGTGTGCCGCTTCCATTCGTTGATCCAGGAGAAGCGGTGCAGTTGCCCCTTCCCGGTCTGCCGGAGCGAGGTCTTGATCGTGGTGGATTGCAGCCGGTCGAACGCCGCTTCCAGCCGCTCATAATCCCGCGCGCTGTCGCCCCGGCCGATGAAGGTCAGGATCTCGCGCGGGCTGGCCACCATCAGGCGCGACGTGCGCCGACCGGCGTCGCGAGCGGCAACAAGATGACTGGCGGCCCAGATCAGCACGTCGGCATCCCAGATCGTGGCCATGCCATGTTCGGCAGACGCCTCGACCCGGATGGTTACGTCCGGGGTCCGGTAATCGATCGGGACCATGCGAGGGGATTTGGCGAGGCTGAAGAACGGGAACGCCATCAGATCCTGTGCGTCACGAGGAGGGAAATCTCCCGCGATAGCGTGGAAGAGTTCCAGTTGCTCGCGCTCGGAGCGCGCTCTGCCGGGCGGCGGCATCAGCGACGACTCCCGCGTGAGGTCACCGGCTTCGGCGGGATCAGTGGGCTCTGCCGCGCGGCGGCGGACACCGTGCCGGCGGTGGTGTCGGAGGTATGGGCGCGTGCCCCGCTCTCGACCCAGGCCTGCAACTCATCGACCCGATAGACCACACGGCCGCCGAGCTTCGAATAGCGCGGTCCGGTGCCGTAAATCCGATGTTTTTCCAGGGTGCGAATGGACAGTCCGACGAAGCGCGAGGCGTCGGGCGTGCGCAGATAGCGCGGCGGCAGGTCGCTGTAATTGGCGGACATGAGGTGGCTCCGTGATCGCTGTCTGGGGCCGCGGGACAAATGCGGCCAGCAGGGATCAGCGTGGCGGAACGGGGTCTTCCGGAACTAGGACCGATCTCGCCGAGAGTTGAGATCGGTCCTTGACGGGGGACGCTGACAAAACTCCACCCTTCAACAAACATCGTGTTGTTGGACTTCGGTGGGTGCAGCTATGGCCGAGAAAACGGGAAAGGCTTATTACGCCTGGGATGCGGATGCCGGATAAAGTCTGCGGGCAACCCATTCCATGGTCAGCCCTTGCACGATGATGGTGAACACGACCACACCGTAACAGATCGGCAACAATAGGTCGTGCAAGTCTCCGGGCGGCAATCCAAGTGCCAGAGAGACAGAGATACCGCCACGCAGGCCGCCCCACGTCAGGATACCGAGGACACGGCCCTGTTCCCAGTGTCTGAGCTGAACCGGGAGCGTTGAAAAGAGCACGCTCAATGCCCGCACGGCAATGGACAGCGGGATCACGGCAATTGCCGCCAGCACCGTAAATAGATGCGGCGTGATCTCAAGGATTTCAAAGCCGATGAGCATGAACAGCAGGACGTTCAGCACCTCGTCAATAAGTGTCCACGCAACGTCGAGTTCCTTGCGAGACGCCTCATCGAAAACGGAATGGCTATAGCTCGTTCCGAAGCATAGTCCTGCCACGACAACGGCAATCGCACCCGACATGCCAAGCTGGTTGGCAATGCTGAAGGTTCCGGTCGCCAGAGCCAATGACGTAAGCAGGTCGATATGCGGGTCTCTCTGCCCCTTGAGCACACGGAGTGCGATCCATCCGGTCAGTGCGCCCAGTAAACCGCCACCGATCGCCTCGCGGCAGAAGCTGAGAGCGATCTCGGAGACAGTTACCCCCTGGCTGTCCCCGGTCGCCAGCCCGATCGTGACACCGAAAATGACAACGCCCACGCCGTCATTGAACAGACTCTCACCCGCGAAAACGGCCTGAAGCGGTCCCGGCAGTCCGAGACGTTTCAGCATGCCGACGACCGAAACCGGGTCGGTTGGTGCGAGAATGGCCCCAAGGACAATGCACCACGCAAAGGGAACGGCATGGCCCAACATAGGGAAGACATACCACGCCGCGATCGCCAGAAAAGCAACGGCCAGAACGGTTCCCAGAACAGAGAGGGCAGCCACAGAGGCAAGCTTCGCGCGCAGATGTCCGACATCCACCTGCATGGCCCCGGCGAATAGAAGCAGGGACAGTGCGCCATTCAGAAGGGCCGTGGGAAGATTGATGGCTCCGAGCACAGATCGTGGGGGAGCCTGAAGGTCATAAGCTGGTATCAACGGATTCAGGATCATGACCAGCAGGGAAACCAGCAATGAGAAGACCAGCACGCCGATCGTCACAGGAACGCGAAGCGTGTGGTGATTGAGAATGCTGAAGCCTGCCGCGAGAGTCAGAAGCAGGGCGAGGAGGCTGATGGTATCCATGCCTTCACCGCTGACCGCTCCCACTCCCTCCGTCAAGAAAAACCGGTAATGGACAGGTCCTCGAAAATCTTGACTGTCTGTTAAGTGGCACAAGCAGGGAAGACACCGGCCTACCGCCCTCGAAACGGGTGCCGCAGTAGACGCCGGTATCCTCCCTCAGCCAGCCCTCGCGCAAAACGCACCAGCCGCTTCATACGGAAATGCAGATCGTGCGAAAGCCAGTCCCCTGCGGAAACCTCCCGACCGAACAGGACGCCGGCGATCTCGCGCTGCGAGACCCCGCCGTCCATGCCGTCAAGCGTACGGAGCGCCAGGATCAGCCTGCTGACGCGATCGGGGGACAGGCGGGCCGGATCGCGGCCAGGCGGACGTCCGTTGAGGACGCGCCAGAGCCGCAGGGCAGCCTGGACACGCACCTCGAACAGCGCATCAAGCGGCAAAAGCACGCCGACCTGCGCGCCGGTGGGCGGCAGGACGTACAGCCGCAGGATCGTCTCCCCCTGCTCGATCAGCACTTCTCCCGCCATGTCGGGCGGCAGTCCTGTCCGGGCGAGGGAGAGCGGACGATACGCCGCGTCAGCCAGTGCTGTCGGCAGGGGGACAACAGCAATCACGACCGGCGATACCGCAACAGTCCAGAGGGCGGTACGCGGATCGAGGGCCGTGCGGACACTCTCGAAATCGCAACCCCCAGCGCCGGGCGAAGGCCTCGGCATCTGACGTGGACAGCACGCCCCGGCGCGCGGCGCGCTGAAGGGCGACCCGCTCACGGATAAAATCCCGATTGCGACTGACAAATTGCAAGGCAAAGGCAGTGGCGTCGAGCGACCGCAGGCCCTCGTACGCGCCCGCCGACCGCCAGATGGCGCGGCTCATGGCGTCGTCTCCGATGCGTAACGGGTGGGAACAGGGCAAGCACTTGC comes from Gluconacetobacter diazotrophicus PA1 5 and encodes:
- a CDS encoding S26 family signal peptidase yields the protein MTRLGWFFTTYFAILGAGTSVVIHPAPRLIWNATASTPVGLYRLQSVRGLHVGDLIAIRPPADMAAMLARGGYLPLGVPLLKPVAALPGQRVCRVGAIVSVDGKPLGDALARDHRGRPLPVWQGCRHVLPGQIFVMNPAVPTSLDGRYFGVLSVAAVLGRAQPLWLMTSPISLNTNQKRG
- a CDS encoding DUF2840 domain-containing protein — its product is MNVTPRVAADHAADALAHVELTWIEKRIEHWIRFGSVAHEQILDRRRRILSFPPDTVFAFLRWAANDYGTVVSCIDIVRVTAPGEPYQTVPFVRPGGESLLRQSGWPKVRLVLEAVDRIEAIGIDPVDVAPDHWRHLHNRMLSGQAARPYTRDRHDAWLRRRAVS
- a CDS encoding ribbon-helix-helix protein — encoded protein: MTARRTLPGFASRPADPERWVKAPDKPATTNRFTARLTIDVTPALRARLKVAAFQRGITVADMLRALLAHEFPENPGDIP
- the parA gene encoding ParA family partition ATPase, which codes for MIVAFLNQKGGVGKTTLALHLAGQWAREGRRVTVIDADPQGSALDWSAQRAREGLPRLFGVIGLARDTLHHEAPELAQGVDHVVIDGPPRVAALLRSALLAADLVLIPAQPSPFDGWASAEMLRLQEEARLFRPGLLARFVLNRCAARTVIARETRLALVGHEPAALAARIGQRVAFADMARTGRLVCDLHPQGIAAREIAALTAEIGGLVS
- a CDS encoding replication initiator protein A is translated as MPPPGRARSEREQLELFHAIAGDFPPRDAQDLMAFPFFSLAKSPRMVPIDYRTPDVTIRVEASAEHGMATIWDADVLIWAASHLVAARDAGRRTSRLMVASPREILTFIGRGDSARDYERLEAAFDRLQSTTIKTSLRQTGKGQLHRFSWINEWKRHTAREGRTRVIELILPDWFYQAVLDDALVLTIDPAYFGLTGGLERWLYRIVRKHGGRQRAGWAFGLRHLYEKSASLSPYRRFAFELREMAKRQPFPGYRLSVRPDRNGNDTLAFAPAKLSTGACGQAVNPSVLSVVDLSVPSLPPHPCYRLRKTPNQGVESNGYGTLNLESNLKESNFKDVGTPADPWKTPGEGR
- a CDS encoding helix-turn-helix transcriptional regulator, with the translated sequence MSANYSDLPPRYLRTPDASRFVGLSIRTLEKHRIYGTGPRYSKLGGRVVYRVDELQAWVESGARAHTSDTTAGTVSAAARQSPLIPPKPVTSRGSRR
- a CDS encoding cation:proton antiporter; protein product: MDTISLLALLLTLAAGFSILNHHTLRVPVTIGVLVFSLLVSLLVMILNPLIPAYDLQAPPRSVLGAINLPTALLNGALSLLLFAGAMQVDVGHLRAKLASVAALSVLGTVLAVAFLAIAAWYVFPMLGHAVPFAWCIVLGAILAPTDPVSVVGMLKRLGLPGPLQAVFAGESLFNDGVGVVIFGVTIGLATGDSQGVTVSEIALSFCREAIGGGLLGALTGWIALRVLKGQRDPHIDLLTSLALATGTFSIANQLGMSGAIAVVVAGLCFGTSYSHSVFDEASRKELDVAWTLIDEVLNVLLFMLIGFEILEITPHLFTVLAAIAVIPLSIAVRALSVLFSTLPVQLRHWEQGRVLGILTWGGLRGGISVSLALGLPPGDLHDLLLPICYGVVVFTIIVQGLTMEWVARRLYPASASQA
- a CDS encoding DUF2285 domain-containing protein, yielding MAGEVLIEQGETILRLYVLPPTGAQVGVLLPLDALFEVRVQAALRLWRVLNGRPPGRDPARLSPDRVSRLILALRTLDGMDGGVSQREIAGVLFGREVSAGDWLSHDLHFRMKRLVRFARGLAEGGYRRLLRHPFRGR
- a CDS encoding transcriptional regulator domain-containing protein, which codes for MSRAIWRSAGAYEGLRSLDATAFALQFVSRNRDFIRERVALQRAARRGVLSTSDAEAFARRWGLRFRECPHGPRSAYRPLDCCGIAGRDCCCPPADSTG